A stretch of the Candidatus Rokuibacteriota bacterium genome encodes the following:
- a CDS encoding branched-chain amino acid ABC transporter permease, producing MDFELLIGIFPQVFLDGLILGFMYALIALGYTMVYGVLEFINFAHSEIFVVGAFVGVEILLTFQAAGLLALVSPFLVLLVVLLLGMLASGLLAVTVERVAYRPLRGAPRLIPLISAIGVSFFLQDAVRLVESVWRNAFNLVYPTMDTLNIRFSLTETIDVSVKSLVVIVASLLMLWGLHALVNRTKIGTAMRAVAEDQAAASLMGISVNRIISLTFLIGGAMGGAAGVLFGVQYSLINPYTGFIPGLKAFTAAVLGGIGNIPGAMVGGLVLGLLEAFAASYLSLLTGGAFGAEYKDIFAFSVLILILIFRPKGLLGEVVRERA from the coding sequence GGCTTCATGTACGCGCTCATCGCGCTCGGCTACACCATGGTGTACGGGGTGCTGGAGTTCATCAACTTCGCCCACTCGGAGATCTTCGTGGTGGGCGCCTTCGTGGGTGTCGAGATCCTCCTCACGTTCCAGGCCGCCGGGCTGCTCGCCCTCGTCTCGCCCTTCCTCGTGCTGCTGGTGGTGCTGCTGCTCGGGATGCTGGCCAGCGGGCTCCTGGCCGTGACGGTCGAGCGCGTCGCCTATCGGCCGCTCCGCGGCGCCCCGCGGCTGATCCCGCTCATCTCGGCCATCGGCGTGTCGTTCTTCCTCCAGGACGCCGTCCGCCTCGTCGAGAGCGTCTGGCGCAACGCCTTCAACCTCGTCTACCCGACGATGGACACGCTCAACATCCGGTTCAGCCTCACGGAGACCATCGACGTCTCGGTGAAGTCCCTCGTGGTGATCGTGGCCTCGCTCCTCATGCTGTGGGGGCTCCACGCCCTGGTGAACCGGACGAAGATCGGCACGGCCATGCGCGCCGTGGCCGAGGACCAGGCCGCGGCGAGCCTCATGGGCATCAGCGTGAACCGGATCATCTCGCTCACCTTCCTGATCGGCGGCGCCATGGGCGGGGCGGCAGGGGTCCTCTTCGGCGTCCAGTACAGCCTCATCAACCCGTACACGGGCTTCATCCCCGGGCTGAAGGCCTTCACGGCCGCCGTGCTCGGCGGCATCGGCAACATTCCGGGAGCCATGGTGGGCGGGCTGGTCCTCGGGCTCCTGGAGGCCTTCGCGGCCTCCTACCTCTCGCTCCTCACCGGCGGGGCCTTCGGCGCCGAGTACAAGGACATCTTCGCCTTCTCCGTCCTCATCCTGATCCTCATCTTCCGGCCCAAGGGCCTCCTGGGCGAGGTCGTGCGGGAGCGCGCTTGA
- a CDS encoding branched-chain amino acid ABC transporter permease, translated as MDERQPQARMIKALLARPLPAAILAIALLGITAYAVSHFPRSIVAFMLFQASILFLYFAAMPSWLKGLLTAGTLGVLMPVVGSINGYYLEIAIQVGIFVALALGLNIVVGLAGLLDLGYVAFFAVGAYTWAIFGSPQANQIFGGDAFPLPPAWFFLFLLLGVGVAAGAGILLGLPVLRLHGDYLAIVTLGFGEVIRVLANNLDKPINFTNGPKGITPISRPPIFFEPVLRAVGVDPNPNVVYPLYLYFLVLLIVGVTILVNRRVEDSHVGRAWEAIREDQTAAQAMGVPLVRMKLMAFACGASFAGAVGVLFSAKQVFINPESFTFMESIGVLAMVILGGMGSIPGAILGATVVTVLNLQVLKGLSLWLNELRNAGVTIFGWSLANLPTQLEPAKYERMVFGLILVLMMVFRPQGILPVQRRHRELHDGAALPER; from the coding sequence ATGGACGAGCGGCAGCCGCAGGCGAGGATGATCAAGGCGCTGCTCGCGCGCCCGCTGCCGGCGGCGATCCTGGCCATCGCGCTGCTGGGCATCACCGCCTACGCGGTCTCGCACTTCCCGCGCTCCATCGTGGCCTTCATGCTCTTCCAGGCCTCGATCCTCTTCCTCTACTTCGCGGCCATGCCCTCCTGGCTCAAGGGCCTGCTCACCGCGGGGACGCTGGGCGTGCTGATGCCGGTGGTGGGCTCCATCAACGGCTACTATCTCGAGATCGCGATCCAGGTGGGCATCTTCGTCGCGCTGGCGCTGGGGCTCAACATCGTGGTGGGGCTGGCGGGGCTGCTGGACCTCGGCTACGTGGCCTTCTTCGCCGTCGGGGCCTACACCTGGGCCATCTTCGGCTCGCCCCAGGCCAACCAGATCTTCGGCGGCGACGCCTTCCCGCTGCCACCCGCCTGGTTCTTCCTCTTCCTCCTGCTGGGCGTCGGGGTGGCGGCCGGCGCCGGGATTCTCCTCGGCCTGCCGGTGCTGAGACTGCACGGCGACTACCTCGCCATCGTCACGCTGGGCTTCGGTGAGGTGATCCGCGTCCTCGCCAACAACCTCGACAAGCCCATCAACTTCACCAACGGGCCCAAGGGCATCACGCCCATCTCGCGGCCGCCCATCTTCTTCGAGCCCGTGCTGCGCGCCGTCGGGGTGGACCCCAACCCGAACGTGGTCTACCCGCTCTACCTCTACTTCCTCGTGCTCCTGATCGTGGGCGTCACCATCCTCGTGAACCGGCGCGTGGAGGACTCGCATGTGGGCCGGGCCTGGGAGGCCATCCGCGAGGACCAGACCGCCGCCCAGGCCATGGGCGTCCCGCTGGTGCGTATGAAGCTCATGGCCTTCGCCTGTGGCGCGTCCTTCGCCGGGGCGGTGGGCGTCCTCTTCTCCGCCAAGCAGGTGTTCATCAACCCCGAGTCCTTCACCTTCATGGAGTCCATCGGGGTTCTGGCCATGGTGATCCTGGGCGGCATGGGCTCCATCCCCGGCGCCATCCTCGGGGCCACGGTCGTGACGGTACTCAACCTGCAGGTGCTGAAGGGCCTGTCCCTCTGGCTCAACGAGCTCCGCAACGCCGGGGTGACCATCTTCGGCTGGAGCCTCGCCAACCTGCCGACGCAGCTCGAGCCCGCCAAGTACGAGCGCATGGTCTTCGGCCTCATCCTGGTCCTGATGATGGTCTTCCGTCCTCAGGGCATCCTGCCGGTGCAGCGCCGGCACCGCGAGCTGCACGACGGCGCGGCCCTCCCCGAGCGCTGA
- a CDS encoding ABC transporter ATP-binding protein, with protein sequence MAAILEARGVTKRFGGLTALDSLDFEIEEGHIASIIGPNGAGKTTFFNVFTGIYIPEEGMVTFRGRPVLGRRPDQIAALGICRTFQSIRLFANMTVAENVLVGMHSRVPLTLWDVLARGGRWKREETALWRRAAELLSLVGLRGKANELARSLPYGDQRRLEIGRALASRPALLLLDEPTAGMTQGEARTLMDLLRRLIRELALTILLIEHNMRVVMEVSDRVTVLDYGQKIAEGRAAEIQRDPRVVEAYLGRKKPGLAAGGALG encoded by the coding sequence ATGGCGGCCATCCTCGAGGCCAGGGGCGTCACCAAGCGGTTCGGCGGGCTCACGGCGCTGGACTCGCTGGACTTCGAGATCGAGGAGGGGCACATCGCCTCCATCATCGGTCCCAACGGGGCCGGCAAGACCACCTTCTTCAACGTCTTCACCGGGATCTACATCCCCGAGGAGGGAATGGTGACCTTCCGGGGCAGGCCCGTCCTCGGCCGCCGGCCCGACCAGATCGCCGCGCTCGGGATCTGCCGCACCTTCCAGAGCATCCGGCTCTTCGCCAACATGACGGTGGCCGAGAACGTGCTGGTGGGAATGCACAGCCGCGTGCCGCTCACGCTGTGGGACGTGCTGGCGCGGGGCGGGCGCTGGAAGCGGGAGGAGACGGCACTCTGGCGCCGGGCGGCCGAGCTCCTGAGCCTCGTGGGGCTCCGGGGCAAGGCGAACGAGCTGGCGCGCAGCCTGCCCTACGGCGACCAGCGCCGACTCGAGATCGGTCGCGCGCTGGCCTCACGGCCGGCGCTCCTCCTGCTCGACGAGCCCACGGCAGGCATGACCCAGGGTGAGGCGCGCACCCTCATGGATCTCCTGCGCCGCCTGATCCGGGAGCTGGCGCTCACGATCCTTCTGATCGAGCACAACATGCGGGTCGTGATGGAGGTCTCGGACCGCGTCACGGTGCTGGACTACGGGCAGAAGATCGCCGAGGGCCGCGCCGCCGAGATCCAGCGGGACCCGCGCGTCGTGGAGGCCTACCTGGGCCGGAAGAAGCCCGGGCTCGCCGCGGGGGGCGCCCTTGGCTGA
- a CDS encoding ABC transporter ATP-binding protein, whose amino-acid sequence MLDVRDLHVYYGEIHALKGVSFRVAQGEIVPLLGNNGAGKTTTLRALSGLLTPRRGVMLLDGASLVGAPPHGIVVRGITHVPEGRRIFNRLTVLENLQMGAYTRSDGREAEDMERVFDIFPRLKERRSQVAGTLSGGEQQMLAIGRALMARPRLLLLDEPSMGLAPVLVEQIFETVQAINQQGVTILLVEQNAAMALSIAGRGYVLETGEIALAGPAAELAGNPEVRRAYLGEA is encoded by the coding sequence ATGCTCGATGTCCGCGACCTGCACGTCTACTACGGGGAGATCCACGCGCTCAAGGGGGTCTCCTTCCGGGTGGCGCAGGGCGAGATCGTCCCCCTCCTCGGCAACAACGGAGCCGGCAAGACCACGACCCTCAGGGCCCTCTCCGGGCTCCTCACGCCCCGCCGGGGGGTGATGCTCCTCGACGGCGCCTCGCTCGTGGGCGCCCCGCCGCACGGCATCGTGGTCAGGGGCATCACGCATGTGCCGGAGGGGCGGCGCATCTTCAATCGCCTGACGGTGCTCGAGAACCTCCAGATGGGCGCCTACACGCGCTCCGACGGACGGGAAGCGGAGGACATGGAGCGGGTCTTCGACATCTTCCCGCGGCTCAAGGAGCGGCGCAGCCAGGTGGCGGGCACGCTCTCCGGCGGCGAGCAGCAGATGCTGGCGATCGGCCGGGCGCTCATGGCCAGGCCCCGCCTGCTCCTCCTGGACGAGCCGTCCATGGGGCTGGCGCCGGTGCTCGTCGAGCAGATCTTCGAGACGGTGCAGGCCATCAACCAGCAGGGGGTCACCATCCTCCTCGTGGAGCAGAACGCGGCGATGGCGCTGTCCATCGCCGGGCGCGGTTACGTGCTGGAGACGGGGGAGATCGCGCTCGCGGGCCCGGCAGCCGAGCTGGCCGGCAACCCCGAGGTCCGCCGCGCCTACCTCGGCGAGGCCTGA
- a CDS encoding type II toxin-antitoxin system prevent-host-death family antitoxin: MKAIGVAKLKANLSRYLSQVKHGQEVVVTERGLPVAMIVPLRSSEGAESRRERLARAGVLQLGTGRLRPSLLKPPRGPRVGDSVLEALLEERRQER; encoded by the coding sequence GTGAAGGCCATCGGCGTCGCCAAGCTGAAGGCGAATCTGAGCCGCTACCTGAGTCAGGTCAAGCACGGGCAGGAAGTGGTGGTCACGGAGCGGGGCCTGCCTGTAGCCATGATCGTCCCGCTGCGAAGTTCGGAGGGGGCCGAGTCGCGCCGCGAGCGACTGGCCCGGGCCGGCGTGTTGCAGCTCGGTACCGGACGCCTCCGCCCCTCGCTCCTCAAGCCCCCGAGAGGGCCCCGCGTGGGCGACAGCGTGCTCGAAGCGCTTCTCGAGGAACGCCGCCAGGAACGCTGA
- a CDS encoding PIN domain-containing protein: MFWDSSAVVPTLLPAARSAVAAALLRSDSHFALWWASPVECQSALYRRHREGILSPANLEQALLRLRGVVEAADVVGPTDRLRERAGRVLAAHPLRAGDALQLAAALAWCAEDPQGETFVCLDDRLREAARREGFAVLPT, translated from the coding sequence ATGTTCTGGGACAGCTCCGCGGTCGTCCCGACGCTTCTCCCGGCCGCCCGGTCTGCCGTGGCGGCCGCGCTGCTCCGATCGGATTCCCACTTCGCGCTCTGGTGGGCCAGCCCCGTCGAGTGCCAGTCCGCGCTCTACCGTCGCCATCGCGAAGGGATCCTCTCTCCGGCGAATCTGGAGCAGGCACTCCTGCGACTCCGGGGCGTCGTCGAGGCCGCCGACGTTGTCGGGCCGACTGATCGCCTGCGCGAGCGCGCCGGCCGCGTGTTGGCCGCCCATCCCCTGCGGGCCGGCGATGCGCTGCAGCTCGCGGCCGCCCTCGCCTGGTGCGCCGAAGATCCACAAGGCGAGACATTCGTCTGCCTCGACGACCGCCTCAGGGAGGCGGCCCGCCGCGAGGGGTTCGCCGTCCTACCCACTTGA
- a CDS encoding MaoC family dehydratase N-terminal domain-containing protein — protein MTQGLTFEEHAVGATYQTLARTVSEADICAFVNLCGFTEPLFYDMEYVARESVFRGRLAPGAFTFALAEGLIIQTGLIHGTGMAYLGGEIRIAGPVLAGDTLHVSVTVADKRETKKPDRGIVTYSHRVTNQRGEVVLEAEIKRMIRRRSARG, from the coding sequence ATGACGCAGGGACTGACCTTCGAGGAGCACGCGGTCGGCGCGACGTACCAGACGCTGGCGCGCACGGTGTCCGAGGCCGACATCTGCGCCTTCGTCAACCTGTGCGGCTTCACCGAGCCGCTCTTCTACGACATGGAGTACGTGGCGCGGGAGTCCGTGTTCAGGGGCCGCCTGGCTCCCGGCGCCTTCACCTTCGCGCTGGCCGAGGGCCTCATCATACAGACCGGCCTCATCCACGGCACGGGGATGGCCTACCTCGGCGGGGAGATCCGCATCGCGGGGCCGGTGCTGGCCGGGGACACGCTCCACGTCTCCGTGACGGTGGCCGACAAGCGGGAGACGAAGAAGCCCGACCGCGGCATCGTGACCTACAGCCATCGGGTCACGAACCAGCGCGGCGAGGTCGTCCTCGAGGCCGAGATCAAGCGGATGATCAGGCGGCGCAGCGCCCGGGGCTGA
- a CDS encoding ornithine cyclodeaminase family protein has product MLVLTRRDLERLLSPADVIRAVEGAFRERAAGRVQVLPRAALPMARGGVFLSMVSALPRRRALGAKLVTVVPQNRGRGLPTIHAWYLLADPDTGGPLALMEAAFLTAIRTGATSALAARLLAPRQVRTVVCFGAGVQAAFQLRCLQLVRPFERVLVVGRRPERARAFAGRMRERLAIDVRVVGDRTAAVGEAQLITCATTSARPVFAGRDVQPGTHVDAVGSFRPSTREVDTALVQRARVVVDTYEGAREEAGDLLIPLRAGAISRRHVRAELAELVSGRRRGRLGPEDITLFKSVGWAGEDAVTARLAYDRAVAARVGTEVAL; this is encoded by the coding sequence ATGCTCGTCCTCACGCGCCGGGACCTGGAGCGGCTCCTCTCCCCTGCCGACGTGATCCGGGCCGTCGAGGGCGCGTTCCGCGAGCGCGCGGCCGGCCGGGTCCAGGTTCTCCCCCGCGCGGCCCTGCCCATGGCGCGGGGCGGGGTCTTCCTCTCGATGGTGTCGGCCCTCCCGCGGCGGCGCGCGCTCGGCGCCAAGCTCGTGACCGTGGTGCCGCAGAACCGGGGGCGGGGCCTGCCGACCATCCACGCCTGGTACCTCCTCGCCGATCCGGACACCGGCGGCCCGCTGGCGCTGATGGAGGCGGCCTTCCTCACCGCGATCCGAACGGGCGCCACCTCAGCGCTCGCCGCGCGGCTGCTCGCCCCTCGCCAGGTCCGGACGGTCGTCTGCTTCGGCGCCGGCGTCCAGGCGGCCTTCCAGCTCCGCTGCCTTCAGCTCGTGCGGCCCTTCGAGCGCGTCCTCGTCGTCGGGCGCCGCCCGGAGCGGGCCCGCGCCTTCGCCGGGCGCATGCGTGAGAGGCTCGCCATCGACGTGCGGGTCGTGGGCGATCGGACGGCCGCGGTCGGCGAGGCCCAGCTGATCACCTGCGCCACGACCTCGGCGAGACCCGTCTTCGCCGGGCGCGACGTGCAGCCCGGCACGCACGTGGATGCCGTCGGCTCCTTCAGACCCTCCACCAGGGAGGTGGACACGGCGCTCGTCCAGCGGGCCCGCGTCGTGGTGGACACCTACGAAGGGGCGCGGGAGGAGGCGGGCGACCTGCTCATTCCCCTGCGGGCCGGCGCGATCAGCCGCCGCCACGTCCGTGCGGAGCTCGCCGAGCTGGTGTCGGGCCGGCGCCGCGGACGCCTCGGGCCGGAGGACATCACGCTGTTCAAGTCCGTCGGGTGGGCCGGCGAGGATGCGGTGACGGCGCGGCTCGCTTATGATCGGGCCGTGGCGGCACGGGTGGGGACGGAGGTGGCGCTCTGA
- a CDS encoding FAD-binding oxidoreductase translates to MTVGRTAEAVIIGGGVTGVSTAFQLASRGLRRVVVLERKFLAAGGTGRSVGIVRQLYPTRETTEMVLRSLAVFQDFGERVGGEAGYVPCGVLIGVSPAMRPTLEKTLALQTTLGVQAEILDPEDLPRIEPRIDPSGLGAILHEPASGYGDPASVTAGYAEGARRRGVSIEQGVEVVSIHRAGDRVTAVGTAAGERIEAPVVVDAAGLWSPRVARLAGVELPIVIGRHPVFAIERDPAFGPSHAVYLDLAGGTYVRPETGALTLTGSLTDDETRHPMDPELLGAEVGFDEASEALARTARAIPRLADSRLSAGYAGAFDITPDWMPILDESPLRGFFVAAGMSGHGFKLAPAVGEMMAALITGGPPPVSLAPFRLDRFASSSRAGTFVSSYLG, encoded by the coding sequence GTGACCGTGGGCCGGACCGCGGAGGCCGTGATCATCGGAGGGGGCGTCACCGGCGTCTCCACGGCCTTTCAGCTGGCCAGCCGCGGCCTCCGCCGGGTCGTGGTTCTCGAGCGCAAGTTCCTGGCCGCCGGCGGCACCGGCCGCTCGGTGGGCATCGTCCGCCAGCTCTACCCCACGCGCGAGACCACCGAGATGGTCCTGCGTTCGCTGGCGGTGTTCCAGGACTTCGGCGAACGGGTCGGCGGCGAGGCGGGCTACGTGCCGTGCGGGGTGCTCATCGGCGTGTCGCCTGCGATGCGTCCGACGCTCGAGAAGACGCTCGCGCTCCAGACCACCCTCGGCGTCCAGGCCGAGATCCTCGATCCGGAAGACCTCCCGCGCATCGAGCCCCGCATCGATCCCTCCGGGCTCGGGGCGATCCTCCACGAGCCGGCGTCCGGATACGGCGATCCGGCCTCCGTCACCGCCGGCTACGCCGAGGGGGCCCGGCGGCGCGGCGTCAGCATAGAGCAGGGGGTCGAGGTGGTGTCCATCCATCGGGCGGGTGACCGCGTGACGGCAGTCGGGACGGCGGCCGGCGAGAGGATCGAGGCCCCGGTGGTGGTCGACGCGGCAGGTCTCTGGTCCCCCCGGGTCGCCCGGCTCGCCGGAGTCGAGCTGCCCATCGTGATCGGGCGGCACCCGGTGTTCGCCATCGAGCGCGATCCCGCCTTCGGGCCGTCCCACGCGGTGTACCTGGACCTGGCGGGGGGCACCTATGTCCGGCCCGAGACCGGCGCGCTCACGCTCACGGGCTCGCTCACCGACGACGAGACCCGGCACCCCATGGACCCCGAGCTCCTCGGCGCGGAGGTGGGCTTCGACGAGGCGAGCGAGGCGCTGGCCCGGACAGCGCGGGCCATCCCGCGGCTGGCCGACTCCCGCCTGAGCGCCGGCTACGCGGGCGCCTTCGACATCACCCCCGACTGGATGCCGATCCTGGACGAGTCCCCCCTCCGGGGTTTCTTCGTCGCCGCCGGCATGTCGGGCCATGGCTTCAAGCTCGCGCCGGCCGTGGGCGAGATGATGGCGGCCCTCATCACGGGCGGCCCGCCTCCGGTCAGTCTCGCTCCCTTCAGACTCGACCGCTTCGCCTCCTCCTCCCGCGCCGGGACCTTCGTGTCCTCCTACCTCGGGTGA